Proteins encoded within one genomic window of Cucumis sativus cultivar 9930 chromosome 3, Cucumber_9930_V3, whole genome shotgun sequence:
- the LOC101213224 gene encoding glutamate synthase [NADH], amyloplastic isoform X2 — MRVLGHNGEINTLRGNVNWMKAREGLLKCKELGLSEDELKHLLPIVDASSSDSGAFDGVLELLIRAGRSLPEAVMMMIPEAWQNDKNMDPQRKALYEYFSCLMEPWDGPALISFTDGRYLGATLDRNGLRPGRFYVTHSGRVIMASEVGVVDIAPEDVSRKGRLNPGMMLLVDFENHVVVDDEALKQQYSLARPYGEWLKNQKIELKDVISSIDKSEMTSPTIAGALSAEDNMNNMGIHGLITPLKAFGYTTEALEMLLLPMAKDGVEALGSMGNDTPLAVMSNREKLTFEYFKQMFAQVTNPPIDPIREKIVTSMQCMIGPEGDLTETTEEQCHRLSLKGPLLSIGEMEAIKKMNYRGWRSKVLDITYPKYLGRRGLEETLDRICSEAQNAINEGFTTLVLSDRAFSSKRVSVSSLLAVGAVHQYLVKNLERTQVGLIVESAEPREVHHFCTLVGFGADAICPYLAIEAIWRLQIDGKIPAKSSGEFHTKEELVKKYFKASNYGMMKVLAKMGISTLASYKGAQIFEALGLSSEVVEKCFAGTPSRVEGATFEMLARDAHNLHEMAFPSRAFPPGSAEAVALPNPGDYHWRKGGEIHLNDPVVMAKLQEAARTNSVNAYKEYSKLVHELNKACNLRGLLKFKETGASIPLDEVEPASEIVKRFCTGAMSYGSISLEAHTTLAMAMNKIGGKSNTGEGGEQPSRMEPLPDGSMNPKRSSIKQVASGRFGVSIYYLTNADELQIKMAQGAKPGEGGELPGHKVVGEIAKTRNSTAGVGLISPPPHHDIYSIEDLAQLIHDLKNSNPAARISVKLVSEAGVGVIASGVVKGHADHVLISGHDGGTGASRWTGIKNAGLPWELGLAETHQTLVANDLRGRTVLQTDGQLKTGRDVAIAALLGAEEFGFSTAPLITMGCIMMRKCHKNTCPVGIATQDPVLREKFAGEPEHVINFFFMVAEEMREIMSQLGFRTVNQMVGRSDVLEVDKEVAWQNEKLENIDLSLLLRPAADLRPEAAQYCVQKQDHGLDMALDQKLIALSKSALEKSIPVYIETPIINVNRAVGTMLSHEVTKRYHMAGLPSETIHIKFSGSAGQSLGAFLCPGIMLELEGDSNDYVGKGLSGGKIVVYPPKGSLFDPKENIIIGNVALYGATSGEAYFNGMAAERFCVRNSGAKAVVEGVGDHGCEYMTGGTVVILGKTGRNFAAGMSGGIAYVLDMDGKFESRCNLELVDLDKVEEEDDILTLKMMIQQHQRHTSSNLAKEVLDNFENLLPRFIKVFPREYKRILANIKVQEAVKEASEPSAKDAEELDEAELVEKDAFEELKKMAAASLNGNSEQVEKTEPPKRPTEIPDAVKHRGFIAYEREGVKYRDPNVRMGDWNEVMEESKPGPLLKTQSARCMDCGTPFCHQENSGCPLGNKIPEFNELVYQNRWREALERLLETNNFPEFTGRVCPAPCEGSCVLGIIENPVSIKNIECAIIDKAFEEGWMIPRPPQARSGKQVAIVGSGPAGLAAADQLNKMGHKVTVYERADRIGGLMMYGVPNMKTDKVDVVQRRVNLMAEEGVNFVVNANVGTDPSYSLDQLRKENDALVLAVGATKPRDLPVPGRELAGVHFAMEFLHSNTKSLLDSNLQDGNYISAKDKKVVVIGGGDTGTDCIGTSIRHGCSRIVNLELLPQPPQTRAPGNPWPQWPRIFRVDYGHQEAAAKFGKDPRTYEVLTKRFIGDENGVVKGLEVIRVQWEKDADGRFQFKEVEGSEEIIEADLVLLAMGFLGPESTVAEKLSIEKDNRSNFKAEYGRFSTTVDGVFAAGDCRRGQSLVVWAISEGRQAAAQVDKYLAKEDKGGIVGEGGYEGVGNGSQDYKNRQQDSSSSSRHTVMT; from the exons ATGCGTGTTTTGGGCCACAATGGAGAAATCAACACCCTTAGAGGCAACGTGAATTG GATGAAGGCACGTGAAGGTCTGCTGAAGTGTAAGGAACTCGGCCTATCAGAAGACGAGTTAAAACATCTATTGCCTATTGTGGATGCCAGTTCTTCAGATTCAG GAGCTTTTGACGGTGTTCTTGAGCTTTTAATTAGAGCTGGTAGAAGTCTTCCAGAAGCTGTCATGATGATGATCCCTGAAGCATGGCAAAACGACAAGAATATGGATCCTCAGAGGAAGGCATTATATGAGTACTTCTCTTGTCTTATGGAACCATGGGATGGACCGGCTCTTATTTCAT TTACTGATGGTCGCTATCTTGGAGCTACTTTGGATCGCAATGGACTGCGGCCTGGTCGTTTCTATGTAACTCACAGTGGGAGAGTTATAATGGCCAGTGAGGTTGGTGTTGTAGACATTGCACCAGAAGATGTTTCACGGAAAGGAAGGCTCAACCCTGGGATGATGCTTTTAGtggattttgaaaatcatGTTGTTGTAGACGATGAAGCCCTGAAGCAGCAATATTCTCTTGCTAGGCCTTATGGAGAGTGGCTTAAAAACCAGAAGATTGAGCTAAAGGACGTCATTAGCTCAATTGATAAAAGTGAAATGACTTCTCCAACGATTGCAGGAGCATTGTCT GCTGAGGACAATATGAACAATATGGGCATTCATGGCTTAATAACTCCCTTGAAAGCCTTTGG CTACACTACTGAAGCCTTGGAGATGTTGTTGCTTCCTATGGCAAAAGATGGTGTTGAGGCCCTTGGTTCCATGGGAAACGATACTCCCTTAGCTGTCATGTCCAACAGAGAAAAGCTCACCTTTGAGTACTTCAAGCAAATGTTCGCACAGGTTACAAATCCTCCCATTGATCCCATCAGAGAAAAGATAGTGACCTCCATGCAATGTATGATTGGTCCAGAAGGGGATCTAACTGAAACTACTGAAGAACAATGTCATCGGCTCTCATTGAAAGGTCCTCTCTTATCCATTGGAGAAATGGaagcaataaaaaagatgaactATAGGGGCTGGCGAAGTAAAGTTTTAGATATCACATATCCAAAATACCTTGGTAGGAGAGGATTGGAGGAGACCTTGGATAGGATTTGTTCTGAAGCTCAGAATGCAATTAACGAGGGTTTTACCACACTTGTTCTTTCTGATAGAG CATTCTCAAGCAAGCGTGTTTCTGTGAGCTCACTCCTGGCTGTTGGTGCTGTCCATCAGTATCTAGTTAAAAATCTAGAACGCACTCAAGTTGGCTTGATAGTAGAATCTGCAGAACCCCGTGAAGTTCACCATTTTTGTACACTTGTGGGGTTCGGTGCTGATGCTATATGCCCTTACCTGGCTATTGAAGCCATCTGGAGATTACAAATTGACGGAAAAATTCCGGCAAAATCAAGTGGGGAATTCCACACCAAGGaggaattggtcaaaaagtATTTCAAGGCAAGCAACTACGGGATGATGAAAGTTCTTGCGAAGATGGGAATATCAACTTTGGCCTCGTATAAAGGTGCCCAAATTTTTGAAGCACTTGGCCTTTCATCCGAAGTGGTTGAGAAGTGCTTTGCTGGAACTCCAAGCAGAGTTGAGGGTGCAACATTTGAGATGCTGGCTCGTGATGCGCATAATTTGCATGAAATGGCTTTCCCCTCTAGAGCTTTCCCCCCTGGTAGTGCAGAAGCTGTAGCATTACCAAACCCTGGGGATTATCATTGGCGGAAAGGTGGTGAAATTCACTTAAACGATCCAGTTGTCATGGCAAAATTGCAAGAGGCTGCTCGAACTAATAGTGTAAATGCCTATAAGGAGTACTCCAAGCTTGTCCATGAGCTAAATAAAGCATGTAATTTGAGAGGACTTCTGAAATTCAAAGAGACGGGAGCGAGTATTCCTTTGGATGAAGTGGAGCCTGCTAGTGAAATTGTTAAGCGCTTTTGCACTGGTGCAATGAGTTATGGATCAATCTCTCTGGAGGCACACACTACTTTGGCCATGGCGATGAACAAAATTGGTGGAAAATCGAACACAG GTGAGGGAGGTGAGCAACCATCTCGAATGGAGCCTCTTCCTGATGGTTCAATGAATCCAAAGAGAAGTTCTATCAAACAAGTCGCGAGTGGGAGGTTTGGAGTTTCAATTTACTACCTCACTAATGCAGACGAACTGCAGATTAAAATGGCTCAG GGTGCCAAGCCTGGTGAAGGTGGTGAACTTCCTGGTCATAAAGTGGTTGGTGAAATTGCAAAAACGAGAAACTCTACAGCTGGGGTAGGGCTTATCAGCCCACCTCCTCATCATGATATATATTCTATTGAAGATCTTGCTCAGTTAATCCATGATCTCAAG AATTCAAATCCAGCTGCTCGGATTAGTGTGAAGTTGGTTTCTGAAGCAGGTGTTGGTGTAATTGCTAGTGGAGTTGTTAAGGGCCATGCAGATCATGTACTAATTTCAGGTCATGATGGAGGTACAGGTGCATCAAGGTGGACTGGCATCAAGAATGCTGGGCTTCCTTGGGAACTGGGGTTGGCTGAAACTCACCAAACTCTGGTTGCTAATGACCTTCGTGGTCGTACAGTGCTTCAGACGGATGGTCAATTAAAAACCGGAAGAGATGTGGCTATAGCTGCTTTGCTTGGTGCAGAGGAATTTGGCTTCAGCACTGCACCCCTTATCACAATGGGCTGCATTATGATGAGGAAGTGCCACAAAAACACATGTCCTGTTGGAATTGCTACTCAAGATCCTGTTCTTCGAGAGAAGTTTGCAGGAGAACCTGAACATGtgatcaactttttctttatggtaGCTGAGGAAATGAGGGAGATCATGTCACAGCTTGGATTTCGTACCGTCAATCAGATGGTTGGTCGTTCAGATGTGTTAGAAGTTGATAAAGAAGTTGCTTGGCAAAATGAGAAGCTAGAGAATATTGATCTATCTCTGCTTCTCAGACCTGCTGCTGATCTACGACCTGAAGCTGCTCAATACTGCGTGCAGAAACAAGATCATGGTCTGGACATGGCTTTGGATCAAAAACTGATTGCACTTTCAAAGTCTGCTTTAGAAAAAAGTATCCCTGTGTACATTGAAACACCAATCATCAATGTTAACCGTGCCGTCGGAACAATGCTTAGCCATGAGGTAACCAAGCGTTACCACATGGCTGGGCTTCCTTCTGAAACTATTCATATCAAATTCAGTGGAAGTGCTGGACAGAGTCTTGGAGCGTTTCTCTGCCCTGGGATAATGCTAGAGCTGGAGGGTGACAGCAATGACTATGTTGGCAAAGGATTATCAGGTGGCAAAATTGTTGTTTACCCACCAAAGGGAAGTTTATTTGATCCCAAGGAGAACATAATCATAGGTAATGTGGCTCTTTATGGTGCTACAAGTGGTGAGGCCTATTTCAATGGGATGGCAGCAGAAAGGTTTTGTGTTCGTAATTCAGGGGCAAAGGCTGTTGTGGAGGGTGTTGGCGATCATGGATGTGAATATATGACTGGTGGCACTGTTGTCATTCTTGGGAAAACTGGAAGGAATTTTGCTGCTGGTATGAGTGGAGGTATTGCTTATGTTCTTGACATGGATGGTAAATTTGAATCCCGATGCAATCTAGAGCTTGTGGATCTAgataaagttgaagaagaggatgaTATTTTGACTCTAAAAATGATGATACAGCAGCATCAGCGTCACACATCAAGCAATTTAGCCAAAGAAGTCCTTGACAACTTTGAGAACCTATTGCCTAGATTTATTAAGGTCTTCCCAAGGGAATATAAGCGTATTCTTGCCAAcataaaagttcaagaagCTGTCAAAGAGGCTTCAGAACCATCTGCTAAAGATGCTGAGGAGTTGGATGAGGCAGAGTTAGTTGAAAAGGATGCTTTTGAGGAGCTCAAGAAAATGGCTGCTGCCTCGTTGAATGGGAATTCCGAACAG GTTGAAAAGACAGAACCTCCAAAGAGACCTACTGAGATACCCGATGCTGTTAAGCATCGAGGTTTTATCGCTTATGAACGTGAAGGAGTGAAGTACAGAGATCCTAATGTTCGAATGGGAGATTGGAATGAGGTTATGGAGGAATCAAAACCTGGGCCGCTCTTAAAGACTCAATCAGCTCGATGCATGGATTGTGGTACCCCCTTTTGCCATCAG GAGAACTCGGGTTGCCCTCTTGGTAACAAGATTCCTGAATTCAATGAGTTAGTTTATCAGAATAGGTGGCGTGAAGCCCTGGAGCGGCTTCTTGAAACAAACAACTTCCCAGAGTTTACTGGCCGTGTCTGCCCAGCACCGTGTGAAGGATCTTGTGTTCTGGGCATTATTGAGAATCCTGTGTCCATCAAAAACATTGAATGTGCCATCATAGACAAGGCCTTTGAAGAGGGGTGGATGATTCCACGGCCTCCCCAAGCGAGATCCGG GAAACAAGTAGCTATTGTTGGGAGTGGACCAGCTGGCTTGGCTGCAGCCGACCAGCTAAATAAAATGGGACACAAGGTAACTGTGTATGAAAGAGCTGACAGAATTGGAGGACTTATGATGTATGGAGTTCCAAATATGAAGACTGACAAAGTGGATGTAGTTCAGCGGCGGGTTAACCTTATGGCAGAGGAAGGTGTTAACTTTGTTGTTAATGCTAATGTTGGAACTGATCCGTCATATTCTCTTGATCAGCTTCGCAAGGAAAATGATGCACTCGTTTTGGCTGTTGGTGCAACAAAACCAAG GGACCTTCCTGTACCTGGACGAGAACTAGCTGGAGTCCATTTTGCCATGGAATTTCTTCATTCAAACACAAAGAGCTTGCTTGATAGCAATCTCCAAGACGGCAACTACATTTCTGCAAAAGACAAGAAGGTAGTTGTGATTGGTGGTGGTGACACTGGGACAGATTGCATAGGAACCTCTATAAGGCATGGTTGCAGTAGGATAGTAAACCTCGAGCTTCTTCCACAGCCGCCACAGACCAGGGCTCCCGGAAACCCTTGGCCGCAG TGGCCTAGAATATTCCGAGTTGATTATGGGCACCAGGAAGCAGCTGCCAAATTCGGAAAAGATCCAAGAACATACGAGGTTTTGACTAAGCGGTTTATTGGAGATGAGAATGGGGTAGTGAAAGGACTTGAAGTAATTCGTGTTCAGTGGGAGAAAGATGCCGACGGAAGGTTCCAGTTTAAGGAGGTGGAAGGCAGCGAGGAAATAATAGAGGCGGATCTTGTTTTACTGGCGATGGGGTTCCTGGGGCCTGAATCG ACAGTAGCAGAGAAGCTTAGCATAGAGAAAGACAATAGGTCTAACTTCAAGGCCGAGTATGGCCGCTTCTCAACTACTGTAGACGGAGTATTTGCAGCGGGAGACTGTCGTCGAGGCCAATCCCTTGTGGTTTGGGCTATCTCGGAAGGACGGCAAGCAGCTGCTCAGGTGGACAAGTATTTAGCAAAGGAGGACAAGGGGGGTATTGTAGGTGAAGGAGGGTATGAAGGCGTTGGTAACGGCTCTCaagattataaaaatagaCAACAAGATAGTAGTAGTAGCAGCAGACACACAGTAATGACATAG